A single genomic interval of Megalobrama amblycephala isolate DHTTF-2021 linkage group LG17, ASM1881202v1, whole genome shotgun sequence harbors:
- the asph gene encoding aspartyl/asparaginyl beta-hydroxylase isoform X2, whose amino-acid sequence MAKKNAKGTVKKEAKPQLAHKNGKKAEAGGGTSFFTWFMVLALLGVWTSVAVVYFDLVDYQGVIAKAKDFRYNLSEVLQGKLVSYDADGDGDFDVEDAKVLLGLKDKPTIENSESVKASAEPVEEAPEPIVEEEIHAIKVEEAARPPPEPETVEEEEPVAEEEPLAVDEEPTAADEEVAEEEPEIEDEQEVPEEEPEVVEEGLEVTETVPVEEEAFEEAVEELATEEEVIPVEEPVEEAPVEEAVEEEAAPVEKDSPVEETIEVEEDAPEEEAVEVVEEVASVEEAIEEVLEEGGAPVEEAIEVVEENAPVGETVEESAPVEEPVEELVPVEEAADELEPVEEAVEELEPVEEAVEELQPVEEAVEELQPVEEAVEELQPVEEAVEEPEPVEEAVEELEPVEEAVEEPEPVEEAVEEPEQEEAVEEIVPVEEAVEEPEIAEQVEEVETSEETVPVEETVTEEELIEETNEPVQEDEEVQDSTVEETELEEENMEEEEDADADEEQTEEEEINHTAEQFEEEPTET is encoded by the exons ATGGCTAAGAAAAATGCAAAAGGAACAGTTAAAAAAG AGGCCAAGCCACAGCTGGCGCATAAGAATGGGAAGAAGGCAGAGGCTGGAGGAGGAACCTCGTTCTTCACCTGGTTCATGGTTTTGGCTCTCCTGGGTGTCTGGACCTCTGTAGCTGTGGTGTATTTTGACCTTGTTGACTATCAAGGTGTAATTG CCAAAGCAAAGGACTTTCGCTATAATCTTTCAGAGGTATTACAAG GTAAACTTGTGTCCTATGATGCTGATGGTGATGGGGACTTTGATGTGGAAGACGCTAAAGTACTACTAG GACTGAAAGATAAGCCCACCATTGAGAACAGTGAATCGGTTAAGGCCTCTGCTGAACCTGTGGAAGAAG CTCCAGAACCTATTGTGGAGGAAGAGATCCATGCCATTAAAGTTGAGGAAGCGGCTCGGCCACCGCCAG AACCAGAGACTGTGGAGGAGGAGGAGCCAGTTGCTGAGGAAGAACCTCTGGCAGTAGACGAAGAGCCCACTGCTGCAGACGAGGAAGTAGCAGAGGAGGAACCAGAGATTGAAGACGAGCAAGAAGTTCCTGAGGAAGAACCTGAGGTTGTGGAGGAAGGGCTAGAGGTTACAGAGACTGTTCCAGTTGAGGAAGAGGCTTTTGAGGAGGCAGTGGAAGAGCTTGCAACAGAGGAAGAGGTCATACCAGTTGAAGAACCGGTTGAGGAAGCTCCAGTGGAAGAAGCAGTTGAGGAAGAAGCTGCACCAGTGGAAAAGGATTCACCAGTTGAAGAGACAATAGAAGTAGAAGAAGATGCACCAGAGGAGGAGGCAGTAGAAGTAGTTGAAGAGGTAGCATCGGTGGAAGAAGCAATTGAGGAAGTATTGGAGGAAGGGGGTGCACCAGTGGAGGAGGCAATAGAAGTAGTAGAAGAGAATGCACCAGTGGGAGAAACGGTAGAGGAATCTGCACCAGTAGAAGAACCTGTTGAGGAGCTTGTACCAGTAGAAGAAGCTGCAGATGAGCTTGAGCCAGTAGAAGAAGCAGTTGAGGAGCTTGAGCCAGTAGAAGAAGCTGTGGAGGAGCTTCAACCAGTAGAAGAAGCTGTGGAGGAGCTTCAACCAGTAGAAGAAGCTGTGGAGGAGCTTCAACCAGTAGAAGAAGCTGTGGAGGAGCCTGAACCAGTAGAAGAAGCTGTGGAGGAGCTTGAACCAGTAGAAGAAGCTGTGGAGGAGCCTGAACCAGTAGAAGAAGCTGTGGAGGAGCCTGAACAAGAAGAAGCTGTGGAGGAGATTGTACCGGTAGAAGAAGCAGTAGAGGAACCTGAAATAGCAGAACAAGTGGAAGAAGTAGAAACATCTGAAGAGACAGTCCCTGTAGAAGAAACTGTAACGGAAGAGGAACTTATAGAGGAAACGAATGAGCCAGTTCAGGAAGATGAGGAAGTACAAGACTCCACAGTGGAGGAAACAGAGCTGGAGGAAGAGAATATGGAAGAAGAGG AGGATGCAGATGCTGACGAAGAGCAAACTGAGGAAG AGGAAATTAACCACACAGCAGAACAATTTGAAGAAGAGCCCACAG AAACATAA
- the asph gene encoding aspartyl/asparaginyl beta-hydroxylase isoform X3, with protein sequence MGEPNAEVKVVNEETEAKPQLAHKNGKKAEAGGGTSFFTWFMVLALLGVWTSVAVVYFDLVDYQGVIAKAKDFRYNLSEVLQGKLVSYDADGDGDFDVEDAKVLLGLKDKPTIENSESVKASAEPVEEAPEPIVEEEIHAIKVEEAARPPPEPETVEEEEPVAEEEPLAVDEEPTAADEEVAEEEPEIEDEQEVPEEEPEVVEEGLEVTETVPVEEEAFEEAVEELATEEEVIPVEEPVEEAPVEEAVEEEAAPVEKDSPVEETIEVEEDAPEEEAVEVVEEVASVEEAIEEVLEEGGAPVEEAIEVVEENAPVGETVEESAPVEEPVEELVPVEEAADELEPVEEAVEELEPVEEAVEELQPVEEAVEELQPVEEAVEELQPVEEAVEEPEPVEEAVEELEPVEEAVEEPEPVEEAVEEPEQEEAVEEIVPVEEAVEEPEIAEQVEEVETSEETVPVEETVTEEELIEETNEPVQEDEEVQDSTVEETELEEENMEEEDTTKSKTKEEVDKFIKFTLNR encoded by the exons ATGGGGGAGCCGAATGCAGAGGTCAAGGTGGTGAACGAAGAAACCG AGGCCAAGCCACAGCTGGCGCATAAGAATGGGAAGAAGGCAGAGGCTGGAGGAGGAACCTCGTTCTTCACCTGGTTCATGGTTTTGGCTCTCCTGGGTGTCTGGACCTCTGTAGCTGTGGTGTATTTTGACCTTGTTGACTATCAAGGTGTAATTG CCAAAGCAAAGGACTTTCGCTATAATCTTTCAGAGGTATTACAAG GTAAACTTGTGTCCTATGATGCTGATGGTGATGGGGACTTTGATGTGGAAGACGCTAAAGTACTACTAG GACTGAAAGATAAGCCCACCATTGAGAACAGTGAATCGGTTAAGGCCTCTGCTGAACCTGTGGAAGAAG CTCCAGAACCTATTGTGGAGGAAGAGATCCATGCCATTAAAGTTGAGGAAGCGGCTCGGCCACCGCCAG AACCAGAGACTGTGGAGGAGGAGGAGCCAGTTGCTGAGGAAGAACCTCTGGCAGTAGACGAAGAGCCCACTGCTGCAGACGAGGAAGTAGCAGAGGAGGAACCAGAGATTGAAGACGAGCAAGAAGTTCCTGAGGAAGAACCTGAGGTTGTGGAGGAAGGGCTAGAGGTTACAGAGACTGTTCCAGTTGAGGAAGAGGCTTTTGAGGAGGCAGTGGAAGAGCTTGCAACAGAGGAAGAGGTCATACCAGTTGAAGAACCGGTTGAGGAAGCTCCAGTGGAAGAAGCAGTTGAGGAAGAAGCTGCACCAGTGGAAAAGGATTCACCAGTTGAAGAGACAATAGAAGTAGAAGAAGATGCACCAGAGGAGGAGGCAGTAGAAGTAGTTGAAGAGGTAGCATCGGTGGAAGAAGCAATTGAGGAAGTATTGGAGGAAGGGGGTGCACCAGTGGAGGAGGCAATAGAAGTAGTAGAAGAGAATGCACCAGTGGGAGAAACGGTAGAGGAATCTGCACCAGTAGAAGAACCTGTTGAGGAGCTTGTACCAGTAGAAGAAGCTGCAGATGAGCTTGAGCCAGTAGAAGAAGCAGTTGAGGAGCTTGAGCCAGTAGAAGAAGCTGTGGAGGAGCTTCAACCAGTAGAAGAAGCTGTGGAGGAGCTTCAACCAGTAGAAGAAGCTGTGGAGGAGCTTCAACCAGTAGAAGAAGCTGTGGAGGAGCCTGAACCAGTAGAAGAAGCTGTGGAGGAGCTTGAACCAGTAGAAGAAGCTGTGGAGGAGCCTGAACCAGTAGAAGAAGCTGTGGAGGAGCCTGAACAAGAAGAAGCTGTGGAGGAGATTGTACCGGTAGAAGAAGCAGTAGAGGAACCTGAAATAGCAGAACAAGTGGAAGAAGTAGAAACATCTGAAGAGACAGTCCCTGTAGAAGAAACTGTAACGGAAGAGGAACTTATAGAGGAAACGAATGAGCCAGTTCAGGAAGATGAGGAAGTACAAGACTCCACAGTGGAGGAAACAGAGCTGGAGGAAGAGAATATGGAAGAAGAGG atactacAAAATCAAAGACAAAAGAGGAAGTGGACAAATTCATAAAATTTACACTGAACAGGTGA
- the asph gene encoding aspartyl/asparaginyl beta-hydroxylase isoform X1, which produces MGEPNAEVKVVNEETEAKPQLAHKNGKKAEAGGGTSFFTWFMVLALLGVWTSVAVVYFDLVDYQGVIAKAKDFRYNLSEVLQGKLVSYDADGDGDFDVEDAKVLLGLKDKPTIENSESVKASAEPVEEAPEPIVEEEIHAIKVEEAARPPPEPETVEEEEPVAEEEPLAVDEEPTAADEEVAEEEPEIEDEQEVPEEEPEVVEEGLEVTETVPVEEEAFEEAVEELATEEEVIPVEEPVEEAPVEEAVEEEAAPVEKDSPVEETIEVEEDAPEEEAVEVVEEVASVEEAIEEVLEEGGAPVEEAIEVVEENAPVGETVEESAPVEEPVEELVPVEEAADELEPVEEAVEELEPVEEAVEELQPVEEAVEELQPVEEAVEELQPVEEAVEEPEPVEEAVEELEPVEEAVEEPEPVEEAVEEPEQEEAVEEIVPVEEAVEEPEIAEQVEEVETSEETVPVEETVTEEELIEETNEPVQEDEEVQDSTVEETELEEENMEEEEDADADEEQTEEEEINHTAEQFEEEPTET; this is translated from the exons ATGGGGGAGCCGAATGCAGAGGTCAAGGTGGTGAACGAAGAAACCG AGGCCAAGCCACAGCTGGCGCATAAGAATGGGAAGAAGGCAGAGGCTGGAGGAGGAACCTCGTTCTTCACCTGGTTCATGGTTTTGGCTCTCCTGGGTGTCTGGACCTCTGTAGCTGTGGTGTATTTTGACCTTGTTGACTATCAAGGTGTAATTG CCAAAGCAAAGGACTTTCGCTATAATCTTTCAGAGGTATTACAAG GTAAACTTGTGTCCTATGATGCTGATGGTGATGGGGACTTTGATGTGGAAGACGCTAAAGTACTACTAG GACTGAAAGATAAGCCCACCATTGAGAACAGTGAATCGGTTAAGGCCTCTGCTGAACCTGTGGAAGAAG CTCCAGAACCTATTGTGGAGGAAGAGATCCATGCCATTAAAGTTGAGGAAGCGGCTCGGCCACCGCCAG AACCAGAGACTGTGGAGGAGGAGGAGCCAGTTGCTGAGGAAGAACCTCTGGCAGTAGACGAAGAGCCCACTGCTGCAGACGAGGAAGTAGCAGAGGAGGAACCAGAGATTGAAGACGAGCAAGAAGTTCCTGAGGAAGAACCTGAGGTTGTGGAGGAAGGGCTAGAGGTTACAGAGACTGTTCCAGTTGAGGAAGAGGCTTTTGAGGAGGCAGTGGAAGAGCTTGCAACAGAGGAAGAGGTCATACCAGTTGAAGAACCGGTTGAGGAAGCTCCAGTGGAAGAAGCAGTTGAGGAAGAAGCTGCACCAGTGGAAAAGGATTCACCAGTTGAAGAGACAATAGAAGTAGAAGAAGATGCACCAGAGGAGGAGGCAGTAGAAGTAGTTGAAGAGGTAGCATCGGTGGAAGAAGCAATTGAGGAAGTATTGGAGGAAGGGGGTGCACCAGTGGAGGAGGCAATAGAAGTAGTAGAAGAGAATGCACCAGTGGGAGAAACGGTAGAGGAATCTGCACCAGTAGAAGAACCTGTTGAGGAGCTTGTACCAGTAGAAGAAGCTGCAGATGAGCTTGAGCCAGTAGAAGAAGCAGTTGAGGAGCTTGAGCCAGTAGAAGAAGCTGTGGAGGAGCTTCAACCAGTAGAAGAAGCTGTGGAGGAGCTTCAACCAGTAGAAGAAGCTGTGGAGGAGCTTCAACCAGTAGAAGAAGCTGTGGAGGAGCCTGAACCAGTAGAAGAAGCTGTGGAGGAGCTTGAACCAGTAGAAGAAGCTGTGGAGGAGCCTGAACCAGTAGAAGAAGCTGTGGAGGAGCCTGAACAAGAAGAAGCTGTGGAGGAGATTGTACCGGTAGAAGAAGCAGTAGAGGAACCTGAAATAGCAGAACAAGTGGAAGAAGTAGAAACATCTGAAGAGACAGTCCCTGTAGAAGAAACTGTAACGGAAGAGGAACTTATAGAGGAAACGAATGAGCCAGTTCAGGAAGATGAGGAAGTACAAGACTCCACAGTGGAGGAAACAGAGCTGGAGGAAGAGAATATGGAAGAAGAGG AGGATGCAGATGCTGACGAAGAGCAAACTGAGGAAG AGGAAATTAACCACACAGCAGAACAATTTGAAGAAGAGCCCACAG AAACATAA
- the asph gene encoding aspartyl/asparaginyl beta-hydroxylase isoform X4, with the protein MGEPNAEVKVVNEETEAKPQLAHKNGKKAEAGGGTSFFTWFMVLALLGVWTSVAVVYFDLVDYQGVIGKLVSYDADGDGDFDVEDAKVLLGLKDKPTIENSESVKASAEPVEEAPEPIVEEEIHAIKVEEAARPPPEPETVEEEEPVAEEEPLAVDEEPTAADEEVAEEEPEIEDEQEVPEEEPEVVEEGLEVTETVPVEEEAFEEAVEELATEEEVIPVEEPVEEAPVEEAVEEEAAPVEKDSPVEETIEVEEDAPEEEAVEVVEEVASVEEAIEEVLEEGGAPVEEAIEVVEENAPVGETVEESAPVEEPVEELVPVEEAADELEPVEEAVEELEPVEEAVEELQPVEEAVEELQPVEEAVEELQPVEEAVEEPEPVEEAVEELEPVEEAVEEPEPVEEAVEEPEQEEAVEEIVPVEEAVEEPEIAEQVEEVETSEETVPVEETVTEEELIEETNEPVQEDEEVQDSTVEETELEEENMEEEEDADADEEQTEEEEINHTAEQFEEEPTET; encoded by the exons ATGGGGGAGCCGAATGCAGAGGTCAAGGTGGTGAACGAAGAAACCG AGGCCAAGCCACAGCTGGCGCATAAGAATGGGAAGAAGGCAGAGGCTGGAGGAGGAACCTCGTTCTTCACCTGGTTCATGGTTTTGGCTCTCCTGGGTGTCTGGACCTCTGTAGCTGTGGTGTATTTTGACCTTGTTGACTATCAAGGTGTAATTG GTAAACTTGTGTCCTATGATGCTGATGGTGATGGGGACTTTGATGTGGAAGACGCTAAAGTACTACTAG GACTGAAAGATAAGCCCACCATTGAGAACAGTGAATCGGTTAAGGCCTCTGCTGAACCTGTGGAAGAAG CTCCAGAACCTATTGTGGAGGAAGAGATCCATGCCATTAAAGTTGAGGAAGCGGCTCGGCCACCGCCAG AACCAGAGACTGTGGAGGAGGAGGAGCCAGTTGCTGAGGAAGAACCTCTGGCAGTAGACGAAGAGCCCACTGCTGCAGACGAGGAAGTAGCAGAGGAGGAACCAGAGATTGAAGACGAGCAAGAAGTTCCTGAGGAAGAACCTGAGGTTGTGGAGGAAGGGCTAGAGGTTACAGAGACTGTTCCAGTTGAGGAAGAGGCTTTTGAGGAGGCAGTGGAAGAGCTTGCAACAGAGGAAGAGGTCATACCAGTTGAAGAACCGGTTGAGGAAGCTCCAGTGGAAGAAGCAGTTGAGGAAGAAGCTGCACCAGTGGAAAAGGATTCACCAGTTGAAGAGACAATAGAAGTAGAAGAAGATGCACCAGAGGAGGAGGCAGTAGAAGTAGTTGAAGAGGTAGCATCGGTGGAAGAAGCAATTGAGGAAGTATTGGAGGAAGGGGGTGCACCAGTGGAGGAGGCAATAGAAGTAGTAGAAGAGAATGCACCAGTGGGAGAAACGGTAGAGGAATCTGCACCAGTAGAAGAACCTGTTGAGGAGCTTGTACCAGTAGAAGAAGCTGCAGATGAGCTTGAGCCAGTAGAAGAAGCAGTTGAGGAGCTTGAGCCAGTAGAAGAAGCTGTGGAGGAGCTTCAACCAGTAGAAGAAGCTGTGGAGGAGCTTCAACCAGTAGAAGAAGCTGTGGAGGAGCTTCAACCAGTAGAAGAAGCTGTGGAGGAGCCTGAACCAGTAGAAGAAGCTGTGGAGGAGCTTGAACCAGTAGAAGAAGCTGTGGAGGAGCCTGAACCAGTAGAAGAAGCTGTGGAGGAGCCTGAACAAGAAGAAGCTGTGGAGGAGATTGTACCGGTAGAAGAAGCAGTAGAGGAACCTGAAATAGCAGAACAAGTGGAAGAAGTAGAAACATCTGAAGAGACAGTCCCTGTAGAAGAAACTGTAACGGAAGAGGAACTTATAGAGGAAACGAATGAGCCAGTTCAGGAAGATGAGGAAGTACAAGACTCCACAGTGGAGGAAACAGAGCTGGAGGAAGAGAATATGGAAGAAGAGG AGGATGCAGATGCTGACGAAGAGCAAACTGAGGAAG AGGAAATTAACCACACAGCAGAACAATTTGAAGAAGAGCCCACAG AAACATAA
- the impa1 gene encoding inositol monophosphatase 1, translating into MPDLWQDAMDHAVTLARKAGEIVRDALQNDLKIMCKSSSVDLVTKTDQNVEQLIITSVKEKFPEHSFIGEESVAAGEPSVLTEKPTWIVDPVDGTTNFVHGYPFVAVSIGFAVNKTLEFGVVYSCIEDKMYTARKGKGAFCNGQPLQVSDQKEINQSIIATEFGSNRDPDSIDKIFSSMRKILCLPVHGIRGVGSAAINMCLVASGCVEAYYEIGIHCWDVAAAAVIVSEAGGVLMDVEGGPMDLMSRRVVAANNNIIGERIIKEIESFSPVRDDAPVDPSIK; encoded by the exons ATGCCTGACCTTTGGCAGGATGCTATGGACCATGCCGTGACTTTGGCCAGGAAAGCAGGAGAG ATTGTGAGGGATGCTTTGCAGAATGACCTAAAGATCATGTGTAAAAGCTCTTCTGTTGACCTGGTCACTAAAACAGACCAGAATGTGGAGCAGCTTATTATTACGTCAGTGAAGGAGAAGTTTCCTGAGCACAG tttcattggtGAAGAGTCAGTGGCTGCAGGAGAACCTTCTGTTTTGACTGAAAAACCGACATGGATTGTTGACCCTGTGGATGGGACCACTAACTTTGTGCATGG ATATCCATTTGTTGCTGTATCAATTGGCTTTGCTGTCAACAAAACG TTAGAGTTTGGTGTGGTATATAGCTGCATAGAAGACAAGATGTACACTGCTCGAAAAGGGAAGGGTGCATTTTGCAATGGACAGCCGCTGCAAGTGTCAGACCAAAAAG AGATAAACCAGTCAATCATCGCTACAGAATTTGGCTCTAATAGAGATCCTGATAGCATTGATAAGATTTTCTCCAGTATGAGGAAGATCTTGTGTCTGCCAGTTCATGG GATACGTGGTGTTGGATCTGCTGCCATCAACATGTGCTTGGTTGCATCTGGTTGTGTAGAGGCCTATTATGAGATTGGGATCCACTGTTGGGATGTTGCAGCTGCGGCAGTCATAGTCTCAGAGGCAGGAGGAGTTCTCATGGATGTTGAAG GTGGACCAATGGACCTGATGTCTAGAAGAGTTGTTGCAGCTAATAACAACATAATTGGAGAAAGAATCATTAAAGAGATTGAATCATTTTCACCTGTTAGAGATGACGCGCCTGTAGACCCTAGCATCAAATAA